In a genomic window of Candidatus Binataceae bacterium:
- a CDS encoding zinc-dependent alcohol dehydrogenase family protein, which translates to MRAAVMEAVRKPLVVKEVPDPKCPPDGVILRAEAEGVCRSDWHAWSGDWTWVGLAPALPLVMGHEFCGVVEEVSKSIKNFKKGDRVLVPFSQGDGICEYCRNGQSHVCANPQLPGFSYWGGYGRYVGVPNADLNLVPMPDDVGFLEGASMGCRFMTSYHGIVDRAQVRPGEWVAVHGCGGIGLSAIHIAAAIGANVIAVDLDDRKLELAKKVGAQHIVNAKRNEDPAAAIFDITKGGAHVSVDALGIATTCRNSIMSLRKQGRALQIGLTTQAEKGEVSLPIDRMVVMELQLIASLGMPASHYPGMLQMVNAKKLDPKSMITETVSLDGANRVLEEMTTFQNVGVSIIDKY; encoded by the coding sequence ATGAGAGCAGCAGTAATGGAGGCGGTGCGCAAACCGCTGGTCGTCAAGGAAGTCCCCGATCCTAAGTGCCCTCCCGATGGGGTTATCCTGCGGGCCGAGGCTGAGGGCGTCTGCCGATCGGATTGGCACGCCTGGTCGGGTGACTGGACCTGGGTGGGGCTCGCGCCGGCGCTGCCGCTGGTGATGGGCCATGAATTCTGCGGCGTCGTCGAGGAAGTCAGCAAGAGCATCAAGAATTTCAAAAAGGGTGACCGCGTGCTGGTGCCCTTCAGCCAGGGCGACGGCATCTGCGAGTATTGCCGCAACGGTCAGTCGCACGTCTGCGCGAATCCGCAGCTCCCGGGCTTCTCCTATTGGGGCGGCTATGGCCGTTACGTCGGCGTACCCAACGCCGATCTCAACCTCGTGCCGATGCCGGACGATGTCGGCTTCCTCGAAGGCGCGTCGATGGGCTGCCGCTTCATGACCTCCTACCACGGGATCGTTGATCGCGCGCAGGTCCGCCCCGGCGAATGGGTTGCGGTTCACGGCTGTGGCGGTATCGGCCTCTCGGCGATCCACATCGCCGCCGCGATCGGCGCCAATGTCATCGCAGTCGATCTTGATGACCGCAAGCTCGAGCTGGCCAAAAAGGTCGGCGCGCAACATATCGTCAACGCGAAGCGCAATGAAGACCCGGCCGCCGCGATCTTCGACATCACCAAGGGCGGCGCGCACGTCTCGGTGGACGCGCTGGGCATCGCCACCACCTGCCGCAACTCAATCATGAGTCTGCGCAAACAGGGCCGCGCGCTCCAGATCGGACTCACGACGCAAGCCGAAAAGGGCGAGGTTTCGTTGCCGATCGACCGCATGGTCGTGATGGAGTTGCAGCTCATCGCGTCGCTCGGGATGCCGGCGTCGCACTATCCGGGCATGCTCCAGATGGTCAACGCAAAGAAGCTCGATCCCAAATCCATGATTACCGAGACCGTCAGCCTGGACGGCGCCAACCGGGTCCTCGAAGAGATGACCACGTTCCAGAACGTCGGCGTCTCGATCATCGACAAGTACTGA
- a CDS encoding NAD(P)H-quinone oxidoreductase → MKAILIDQPGDENVLKLGDAPEPVAGPADLLIKVTHAALNRADVMQRQGFYPPPPGASPILGLECAGEVVGVGAEVSGWRVGDRAMALLAGGGYAELAVVHHGSAMHVPDSLSDAEAAALPEVFLTAFLNLFMLAEVRRGDHVLIHGGGGGVGTAAIQLLREAGARAIVTAGSDAKCEQCLRFGADLAINYNSGPFAPQVKAATNERGVDVILDSIGAAYLAQNLDALAHGGRLILIGLMKGAKTEIELTPVLRRHLRIIGSTLRTRPVAEKAAIVDAFLARFGEALIAGRLRPPIHQVLPLAAAAEGHRMMQASEHFGKIVLHVA, encoded by the coding sequence ATGAAAGCGATTCTTATCGATCAGCCCGGCGACGAAAACGTTCTCAAACTCGGCGACGCTCCCGAGCCCGTCGCTGGTCCCGCTGACCTGCTGATCAAGGTGACTCACGCCGCCCTGAATCGCGCCGACGTGATGCAGCGGCAGGGCTTTTATCCGCCGCCACCCGGGGCCTCGCCGATCCTTGGTCTCGAATGCGCCGGCGAAGTCGTCGGGGTCGGCGCAGAGGTCAGCGGCTGGCGCGTCGGCGATCGCGCTATGGCCTTACTGGCGGGCGGCGGCTACGCCGAGTTGGCGGTCGTCCATCACGGTTCCGCGATGCACGTGCCGGACTCGCTCAGCGATGCCGAGGCGGCCGCGTTACCTGAAGTTTTTCTCACCGCCTTTCTGAATCTTTTCATGCTGGCTGAGGTCCGCCGCGGCGATCACGTGCTGATTCACGGCGGCGGCGGCGGCGTCGGCACGGCCGCGATTCAATTACTGCGCGAAGCGGGAGCGCGCGCGATCGTCACCGCGGGTTCCGACGCCAAATGCGAGCAATGCCTCCGCTTCGGCGCCGATCTCGCAATCAATTATAATTCCGGACCCTTCGCGCCGCAGGTCAAGGCCGCCACCAACGAGCGCGGCGTCGACGTCATCCTCGACAGTATTGGCGCGGCTTATCTGGCGCAAAACCTCGACGCCCTTGCCCACGGCGGGCGGTTGATTCTGATCGGCCTGATGAAAGGGGCAAAGACCGAGATCGAGCTCACTCCAGTCCTGCGCCGCCATCTGCGGATCATCGGCTCGACCCTGCGCACGCGTCCGGTGGCCGAGAAGGCCGCGATCGTTGACGCCTTTCTCGCGCGCTTCGGCGAGGCGTTAATCGCGGGACGGCTCCGCCCGCCCATCCATCAGGTCCTGCCGCTCGCGGCCGCCGCCGAGGGCCATCGCATGATGCAGGCGAGCGAGCACTTCGGCAAAATCGTCCTGCACGTTGCATGA
- a CDS encoding YCF48-related protein: MVVGVLCAHAALEGQKLTGAPRWMHLYGTAIRPDGAIFVVGAKAGLLVSTDKGQTWTHQTLHERDGNELFQDRDLYSIRFAPDGKTALIVGELGTVLRSTDGGETWKALDSGTTKNLMKVYLIDAQNAVAVGADGIIVRTTDGGDHWQTEKSPKLMTLFDVTFTDKNTGWIAGEFSTVLNSTDGGQTWKIVTGGNIEDFTIGPFFSITFIDPQHALAAGLSGELSTSDDGGKTWKKGALPADIGIYALATTADGKKIWALGTGGRVFTESPSGQWQEDQRNTFNDLTDIALAGNEGVMVGSNGTILITDDAGEKWQAAQ, from the coding sequence ATGGTCGTCGGCGTGCTGTGCGCGCACGCCGCGCTCGAGGGGCAGAAGCTCACAGGTGCGCCGCGTTGGATGCATCTGTATGGGACGGCCATCCGGCCGGACGGCGCGATCTTTGTGGTCGGCGCCAAAGCCGGGTTGCTGGTCTCCACCGACAAGGGTCAAACCTGGACTCACCAAACCCTGCACGAGCGCGATGGCAACGAACTCTTTCAAGACCGCGACCTCTATTCGATCCGTTTCGCGCCGGATGGCAAGACCGCCCTTATTGTAGGCGAGCTCGGTACTGTCCTGCGCTCGACCGACGGCGGCGAAACCTGGAAAGCCCTCGACAGCGGCACCACCAAAAATCTGATGAAGGTGTACCTGATCGATGCGCAGAACGCCGTCGCGGTGGGTGCCGACGGCATCATCGTCCGCACCACCGATGGCGGCGACCATTGGCAGACTGAAAAGTCTCCCAAGTTGATGACCCTCTTTGACGTCACTTTCACCGATAAAAACACTGGCTGGATTGCGGGTGAATTCTCAACCGTCCTAAATTCCACCGATGGCGGCCAGACCTGGAAGATCGTAACCGGCGGTAATATCGAGGACTTTACTATCGGGCCGTTCTTTTCGATCACTTTTATTGATCCGCAGCACGCCCTCGCCGCCGGACTCTCCGGAGAATTGTCCACCAGCGACGACGGCGGCAAAACCTGGAAGAAAGGGGCGCTGCCCGCTGACATCGGCATCTACGCCCTTGCCACCACCGCGGACGGCAAGAAAATCTGGGCGCTGGGCACGGGTGGACGGGTTTTCACCGAGTCGCCGAGCGGGCAGTGGCAGGAAGATCAACGCAATACGTTCAACGATCTCACCGACATCGCGCTAGCGGGCAATGAAGGTGTGATGGTCGGTTCGAACGGCACAATTCTCATCACGGATGATGCGGGCGAAAAATGGCAAGCAGCTCAGTAA
- a CDS encoding IS1595 family transposase has protein sequence MKTGVPKTLLDAVRYFADPIICRDFLAAARWPDGVTCPRKGCASKDHWFIKTRSLWRCKSCKKQFSVKVGSIFEDSPLGLDKWLPAVWILTASKKGYSSHGLAAAIGVCQKTAWFMLHRIRAALKNGSFETPLSGEVEADTTGVGGKEKNKHASKRLHRGTGFAGKAIVFGLLSRHGEVRAATVSDESGQTLHPLIRKNVESGSDLFTDAAGAFRFGLEDEYAHEVINHAEEFVRGRVHTNGIENFWSLFKRTVYGTHHFVMPWQVDRYLDDATFRYNNRKLSDGARFALACAQADGRRLTWKELTGTSKSPVN, from the coding sequence ATGAAAACAGGGGTTCCAAAGACTTTACTTGATGCAGTTCGCTACTTTGCCGATCCGATTATATGTCGCGATTTTCTGGCCGCTGCGCGCTGGCCGGACGGCGTCACGTGCCCGCGTAAAGGATGCGCCAGTAAGGACCATTGGTTCATCAAGACGCGTAGCCTGTGGCGCTGCAAATCTTGCAAGAAGCAATTCTCAGTCAAGGTTGGTAGCATTTTTGAGGATTCGCCGCTCGGTTTAGATAAGTGGCTTCCGGCGGTCTGGATACTCACCGCGTCAAAGAAAGGATATAGCTCGCACGGCCTCGCGGCTGCGATCGGCGTCTGCCAGAAAACCGCGTGGTTTATGCTGCATCGCATCCGCGCCGCGCTGAAAAATGGGAGTTTCGAGACCCCACTGTCCGGCGAGGTAGAGGCCGATACCACCGGCGTCGGCGGAAAAGAGAAGAACAAACACGCCAGCAAACGGCTGCATCGTGGTACGGGCTTCGCCGGGAAGGCGATTGTATTCGGGCTGCTTTCCCGTCATGGCGAGGTACGCGCGGCGACCGTAAGCGACGAGAGCGGCCAAACCCTCCATCCGTTGATCCGCAAGAACGTAGAGAGCGGTTCGGACCTTTTTACCGATGCCGCAGGCGCGTTTCGTTTCGGACTCGAAGATGAATACGCGCACGAAGTAATCAATCATGCCGAAGAGTTCGTGCGCGGCCGGGTGCATACCAACGGCATTGAGAACTTCTGGAGCCTATTCAAGCGGACGGTTTATGGTACGCATCACTTTGTGATGCCGTGGCAAGTTGACCGCTATTTGGACGACGCGACTTTCCGCTACAACAATCGAAAACTGAGCGATGGTGCGCGCTTCGCGTTGGCCTGTGCGCAGGCTGATGGTCGGCGGCTGACTTGGAAGGAATTAACCGGAACCAGTAAGAGCCCAGTGAATTAG
- a CDS encoding type IIL restriction-modification enzyme MmeI: MKLIFSNVSGAGVLDYVCAWYVKAGDYVKGTRIKVAFVSTNSITQGEQVGILWDELFKRFHLEIHFAHRTFAWQSEARGNAHVHVVIIGFSSFAAASRTLFDYHDLKGEPVAFPAKNINPYLADAPDTLILKRGSQVSSGPAISYGSMANDRRKTDKGLGNLILDAESRARLLTESLAIAPCIRRFVGSEEFLNGTQRWCLWLVDAEPAILRASPSVRRRIDAVREARLDSGRAETRRLAATPQLFGEIRQPDTPYLLIPKVSSETRPYMPVGFMSPSVIANGSALIIPEATLYHLGVLASRMHMAWMRQVCGRMKSDYQYSSQIVYNNYPWPEAPSDGLRAAVEAAAQAVLDTRKAFPGATLADLYDPLAMPPALVKAHAELDRAVERCYRSQPFDSDRHRVEYLFGLYEKLTAPLMAPNRKGCRKVRKQTRGKPELRDEKLPSAK; encoded by the coding sequence ATGAAGCTGATTTTTAGTAACGTAAGTGGAGCGGGCGTTCTAGACTATGTATGCGCCTGGTACGTAAAGGCTGGCGATTACGTCAAGGGAACGCGAATCAAAGTGGCGTTCGTCTCCACGAACTCAATAACGCAGGGCGAACAGGTCGGTATCCTCTGGGACGAGCTTTTCAAGCGATTTCACCTGGAAATACATTTTGCTCATCGCACTTTTGCATGGCAGAGCGAAGCCCGCGGCAATGCTCATGTGCACGTCGTGATTATCGGCTTTTCGTCTTTTGCAGCAGCGTCGCGAACTCTCTTCGACTACCACGACCTGAAAGGCGAGCCAGTCGCTTTTCCTGCGAAGAACATCAATCCCTATCTCGCGGACGCGCCCGACACTCTAATCCTGAAGCGTGGAAGCCAGGTAAGTAGCGGTCCCGCAATTAGTTACGGGAGCATGGCGAACGACCGGCGAAAGACGGACAAAGGGCTGGGCAACCTTATCCTCGATGCGGAATCTCGCGCGAGACTTTTGACGGAGAGTCTCGCTATTGCTCCTTGCATCCGACGTTTTGTTGGCAGCGAGGAGTTTCTCAACGGCACACAACGATGGTGCTTGTGGCTGGTCGACGCTGAGCCTGCGATCCTTCGCGCCAGTCCTAGCGTGCGAAGACGTATAGACGCAGTGCGAGAGGCGCGCCTTGACAGCGGACGCGCGGAAACCCGGCGCCTTGCGGCAACCCCGCAACTGTTTGGCGAGATTCGGCAACCCGACACGCCTTACCTGCTAATTCCCAAGGTGTCTTCGGAGACGCGGCCATACATGCCGGTCGGCTTCATGAGCCCCAGTGTTATCGCCAACGGCAGCGCACTCATCATCCCAGAAGCAACGCTCTACCACTTGGGCGTTTTGGCCTCACGAATGCACATGGCTTGGATGCGCCAGGTCTGCGGTCGAATGAAGAGCGATTATCAGTATTCGAGTCAGATCGTTTACAACAACTATCCGTGGCCCGAAGCTCCGAGCGACGGACTGCGCGCCGCGGTGGAAGCCGCCGCGCAGGCGGTGCTCGATACGCGCAAAGCCTTTCCGGGCGCGACGCTCGCCGACCTTTACGACCCGCTCGCGATGCCGCCGGCGCTCGTCAAAGCCCACGCCGAACTGGATCGCGCGGTCGAACGTTGTTACCGCTCGCAGCCCTTCGACAGCGATCGTCATCGGGTCGAGTACCTTTTCGGACTATACGAAAAGTTGACCGCGCCGCTCATGGCGCCCAACAGGAAAGGCTGCCGAAAAGTCCGGAAGCAAACGCGCGGCAAACCGGAACTCAGGGATGAAAAGCTTCCCTCCGCAAAGTAA
- a CDS encoding type IIL restriction-modification enzyme MmeI codes for MPLSWNEIRDRAIRFSKEWTGAKREQAEKQTFWNEFFNVFGIRRRTVASFEEPVRKISGDFGFIDLFWPAVVLVEHKSFGKDLGRAESQAFRYIQDLAREGRADESPRYVIVSDFARLTLHDLEPGEQSAARLEFPLADFHQHIRSFAFLAGYQQHKFADQDPINLRAVEILGNLHDTLEAGGYSGHRLERFLVRILFCLFGQDTGIFERESFTLYLKNRAAEDGSDLGPHLARLFDVLNTPPEQRQKNLDEDLASFRWVNGELFAENLGFADFNSDTRKALIACTHFDWSRISPAIFGSLFQAVMEPKKRRQIGGHYTSERDILKVIRSLFLDDLHAEFERVKNSKAELKRFHQKIARLRFLDPACGCGNFLVITYRELRLLEIEILKLLYGTQRELDGIQHPSRIDVDAFYGIEISEWPARIAEVAMWLMDHQMNIWLSEAFGSTSCGCRSGNRRRSSATMRSAAIGRKSSRPNDAVMCSATRRLWEKRSRRTDKRAT; via the coding sequence ATGCCGCTTTCCTGGAATGAAATCCGTGATCGCGCGATTCGCTTTTCAAAGGAATGGACCGGAGCGAAGCGTGAACAGGCTGAAAAGCAGACCTTCTGGAACGAATTCTTCAATGTTTTCGGCATCCGCCGCCGCACAGTCGCCAGCTTTGAGGAGCCGGTCAGGAAAATCTCCGGCGACTTCGGCTTCATCGATCTGTTCTGGCCCGCGGTCGTGCTGGTCGAGCACAAGAGCTTCGGCAAAGACCTCGGTCGGGCGGAGTCGCAGGCGTTCCGTTATATCCAAGACCTTGCGCGCGAGGGGCGCGCCGATGAAAGTCCGCGCTACGTAATCGTTTCGGATTTCGCGCGCCTCACGCTGCACGATCTCGAGCCTGGCGAGCAAAGCGCCGCGCGGCTCGAATTTCCGCTGGCCGACTTTCACCAGCACATTCGTTCCTTCGCGTTCCTCGCAGGTTACCAGCAGCACAAGTTCGCGGATCAAGACCCGATCAACCTGCGCGCGGTCGAGATCCTGGGCAATCTGCACGACACGCTCGAAGCCGGCGGCTACTCCGGCCATCGCCTCGAACGCTTCCTCGTACGCATCCTCTTTTGCCTCTTCGGCCAGGACACGGGGATTTTTGAGCGCGAATCGTTCACGCTTTATCTAAAGAACCGCGCTGCCGAGGATGGCTCGGACCTCGGTCCGCACCTTGCGCGCCTTTTCGACGTCTTGAATACGCCGCCGGAACAGCGGCAGAAAAACCTCGACGAAGACCTCGCTTCCTTCCGATGGGTTAACGGGGAGCTCTTTGCTGAAAATCTGGGTTTTGCTGATTTCAATAGCGACACGCGGAAAGCCCTGATTGCTTGCACACATTTCGACTGGTCGCGCATCTCGCCGGCGATTTTCGGTTCGCTGTTTCAGGCGGTGATGGAGCCGAAGAAGCGGCGGCAAATTGGCGGACACTACACCAGCGAGCGCGACATACTCAAGGTCATCCGCTCGCTGTTCCTCGACGATCTGCACGCTGAATTCGAACGCGTCAAGAACAGCAAGGCGGAACTGAAACGTTTCCACCAGAAGATCGCGCGGCTGCGCTTTCTCGACCCAGCGTGCGGCTGCGGCAATTTCCTGGTAATCACTTACCGCGAATTGCGTTTGCTGGAAATCGAAATCTTGAAGCTGCTCTACGGCACGCAGCGGGAACTAGATGGAATCCAGCATCCCTCCCGCATCGATGTAGACGCCTTTTACGGCATCGAGATCAGCGAGTGGCCCGCGCGCATCGCGGAAGTCGCGATGTGGCTGATGGACCATCAAATGAATATCTGGCTGTCGGAAGCTTTCGGCAGTACTTCGTGCGGCTGCCGCTCAGGAAATCGCCGACGATCGTCTGCGACAATGCGCTCCGCCGCGATTGGAAGAAAATCCTCCCGCCCGAACGATGCAGTTATGTGCTCGGCAACCCGCCGTTTGTGGGAAAAAAGGAGCAGACGGACGGACAAAAGAGCGACATGA
- a CDS encoding polysaccharide deacetylase, producing the protein MMKNIAVCLTFDFDAMSVWIGTFHARSPSALSRGEFGKIGAERLLGLLRERGLPSTWFIPGHTADAFPQTTAAIAAAGHEVGHHGYFHDRAKTQQDEARDFERAIASLRRITGRAPVGYRSPAAGLLPSTLERLLEKGFLYDSSMMGNDFLPYYCRVGDHAPVDGPYVWGRETELVELPFTWGLDDFPIFEYVAARNGTNPGLAAPSRVYEIWAGDFDYLYERLGEGVYILTMHPQTIGRGHRLLMLERLLDHISGRAGVVFKTMSEVAQMFLRDHPRSK; encoded by the coding sequence ATGATGAAGAATATCGCGGTCTGCCTGACGTTTGACTTCGACGCGATGTCGGTATGGATCGGGACGTTTCACGCGCGTTCGCCGAGCGCGCTGTCGCGCGGCGAGTTCGGCAAAATCGGGGCTGAGCGGCTGCTCGGCCTTTTGCGCGAGCGCGGATTGCCTTCGACCTGGTTCATCCCCGGCCACACCGCCGACGCCTTCCCGCAGACCACTGCGGCAATCGCGGCGGCCGGCCATGAGGTCGGCCATCACGGATATTTTCACGATCGCGCAAAAACCCAGCAGGACGAAGCCCGTGACTTTGAGCGGGCGATTGCCTCGCTCCGGCGCATCACCGGGCGCGCGCCCGTGGGCTATCGCTCGCCCGCGGCTGGATTGTTGCCGAGCACCCTCGAACGTCTGCTCGAGAAGGGCTTTCTCTACGACAGCAGCATGATGGGAAACGATTTTTTACCCTACTACTGCCGCGTTGGGGATCACGCGCCGGTTGACGGGCCCTACGTCTGGGGCCGCGAGACCGAGCTCGTCGAGTTACCCTTCACGTGGGGCCTCGACGACTTTCCCATCTTCGAGTACGTGGCGGCCCGCAACGGCACGAATCCCGGATTGGCGGCACCGTCACGCGTTTATGAAATCTGGGCGGGTGACTTCGACTATCTGTACGAGCGCCTGGGCGAGGGAGTTTATATCCTGACGATGCATCCGCAGACCATCGGCCGGGGCCATCGGCTGCTGATGCTTGAGCGGCTGCTCGATCACATCAGCGGGCGCGCGGGCGTCGTCTTCAAGACGATGAGCGAAGTCGCGCAGATGTTCCTTCGCGACCATCCGAGAAGCAAGTGA